In Mycobacterium tuberculosis H37Rv, a single window of DNA contains:
- the fadD5 gene encoding fatty-acid--CoA ligase FadD5: protein MTAQLASHLTRALTLAQQQPYLARRQNWVNQLERHAMMQPDAPALRFVGNTMTWADLRRRVAALAGALSGRGVGFGDRVMILMLNRTEFVESVLAANMIGAIAVPLNFRLTPTEIAVLVEDCVAHVMLTEAALAPVAIGVRNIQPLLSVIVVAGGSSQDSVFGYEDLLNEAGDVHEPVDIPNDSPALIMYTSGTTGRPKGAVLTHANLTGQAMTALYTSGANINSDVGFVGVPLFHIAGIGNMLTGLLLGLPTVIYPLGAFDPGQLLDVLEAEKVTGIFLVPAQWQAVCTEQQARPRDLRLRVLSWGAAPAPDALLRQMSATFPETQILAAFGQTEMSPVTCMLLGEDAIAKRGSVGRVIPTVAARVVDQNMNDVPVGEVGEIVYRAPTLMSCYWNNPEATAEAFAGGWFHSGDLVRMDSDGYVWVVDRKKDMIISGGENIYCAELENVLASHPDIAEVAVIGRADEKWGEVPIAVAAVTNDDLRIEDLGEFLTDRLARYKHPKALEIVDALPRNPAGKVLKTELRLRYGACVNVERRSASAGFTERRENRQKL, encoded by the coding sequence TTGACCGCGCAACTGGCCAGTCACCTGACGCGGGCGCTAACACTAGCCCAACAGCAGCCCTACCTTGCTCGCCGGCAGAACTGGGTCAACCAGCTCGAACGGCACGCGATGATGCAGCCAGACGCGCCGGCGCTGAGGTTTGTGGGCAACACCATGACGTGGGCTGACCTAAGGCGCCGGGTTGCGGCGCTGGCGGGCGCATTGAGCGGTCGCGGGGTCGGTTTCGGCGATCGGGTCATGATCCTGATGCTTAACCGCACCGAGTTCGTCGAGTCGGTGCTGGCCGCCAACATGATCGGGGCCATCGCCGTACCACTGAATTTCCGGCTCACCCCAACCGAAATCGCCGTCCTGGTCGAAGACTGTGTCGCACACGTGATGCTGACCGAAGCTGCGCTGGCTCCGGTGGCCATCGGTGTCCGCAACATCCAGCCCTTGCTGAGCGTGATCGTGGTCGCCGGCGGATCCAGCCAGGACAGCGTGTTCGGCTATGAGGACCTACTCAACGAGGCCGGGGATGTCCACGAACCGGTGGACATCCCGAACGACTCGCCGGCCTTGATCATGTACACCTCGGGCACCACCGGCCGCCCGAAGGGCGCCGTGCTGACTCACGCGAACCTCACCGGTCAGGCGATGACCGCGCTCTACACCAGTGGCGCCAATATCAACAGCGACGTCGGTTTCGTCGGCGTCCCGCTGTTCCATATCGCCGGAATCGGCAACATGCTGACCGGGCTGCTGCTCGGCTTGCCCACGGTGATCTATCCGCTGGGCGCGTTCGACCCGGGACAGCTGCTCGACGTGCTGGAGGCAGAGAAGGTCACCGGCATCTTTCTGGTTCCCGCGCAGTGGCAGGCGGTCTGTACCGAACAGCAAGCACGACCACGTGACTTGAGGTTACGGGTGTTGTCGTGGGGAGCTGCGCCGGCGCCGGATGCGTTGCTGCGGCAGATGTCGGCAACCTTTCCCGAAACCCAGATACTGGCCGCATTCGGCCAGACCGAGATGTCACCGGTCACCTGCATGCTGCTCGGCGAAGATGCGATCGCTAAGCGCGGATCGGTCGGCAGGGTGATCCCGACCGTCGCCGCAAGGGTGGTCGATCAGAACATGAACGATGTCCCCGTCGGCGAAGTGGGCGAAATTGTCTACCGGGCACCAACATTGATGAGCTGCTACTGGAACAACCCGGAGGCCACCGCGGAGGCGTTCGCAGGCGGCTGGTTCCATTCTGGGGATCTGGTTCGTATGGACTCCGACGGTTACGTCTGGGTGGTGGACCGCAAGAAGGACATGATTATCTCCGGCGGTGAAAACATTTACTGCGCCGAGCTGGAAAACGTTCTGGCCAGCCATCCCGACATCGCCGAAGTCGCGGTCATCGGCCGGGCCGACGAGAAGTGGGGAGAGGTGCCGATCGCGGTCGCGGCCGTAACGAACGACGACCTTCGGATCGAAGACCTAGGTGAGTTCCTGACCGACCGGCTTGCGCGCTACAAGCACCCCAAGGCGCTCGAGATCGTGGACGCTCTGCCCCGCAACCCCGCGGGGAAGGTGCTCAAGACTGAACTGCGATTGCGCTACGGCGCCTGTGTGAATGTTGAAAGACGTTCTGCATCAGCTGGTTTCACGGAGAGAAGGGAAAACCGACAGAAATTGTAA
- a CDS encoding oxidoreductase, whose amino-acid sequence MLTSLVSAVGSHHVTTDPDVLAGRSVDHTGRYRGRASALVRPGSAEEVAEVLRVCRDAGAYVTVQGGRTSLVAGTVPEHDDVLLSTERLCVVSDVDTVERRIEIGAGVTLAAVQHAASTAGLVFGVDLSARDTATVGGMASTNAGGLRTVRYGNMGEQVVGLDVALPDGTVLRRHSRVRRDNTGYDLPALFVGAEGTLGVITALDLRLHPTPSHRVTAVCGFAELAALVDAGRMFRDVEGIAALELIDGRAAALTREHLGVRPPVEADWLLLVELAADHDQTDRLADLLGGARMCGEPAVGVDAAAQQRLWRTRESLAEVLGVYGPPLKFDVSLPLSAISGFARDAVALVHRHVPDSPEALPLLFGHIGEGNLHLNVLRCPPDREPALYAKMMGLIAECGGNVSSEHGVGSRKRAYLGMSRQANDVAAMRRVKAALDPTGYLNAAVLFD is encoded by the coding sequence ATGCTAACCAGCTTGGTGAGTGCGGTCGGATCGCATCACGTCACCACCGACCCTGACGTGCTGGCCGGCCGCAGCGTCGACCACACCGGCCGCTATCGGGGCCGGGCCAGCGCGCTGGTGCGGCCCGGCTCGGCTGAAGAGGTCGCCGAAGTGCTGCGGGTGTGCCGGGACGCTGGAGCCTATGTCACCGTTCAAGGCGGCCGCACCTCACTGGTGGCGGGCACCGTTCCCGAACACGACGACGTGCTGCTGTCTACCGAACGGCTTTGCGTCGTCAGCGATGTCGATACCGTTGAGCGCCGAATCGAGATCGGTGCCGGGGTCACACTGGCCGCGGTGCAGCACGCCGCGTCAACGGCTGGGCTGGTGTTCGGCGTGGATTTGTCGGCCCGGGATACCGCGACCGTCGGTGGCATGGCCTCGACGAACGCCGGCGGATTGCGCACGGTCCGTTACGGCAACATGGGCGAGCAGGTTGTCGGGCTAGACGTCGCGCTGCCCGACGGTACGGTGCTGCGCCGGCACAGCCGGGTGCGTCGCGACAACACCGGCTACGACCTGCCCGCGCTGTTCGTCGGGGCCGAAGGCACCCTGGGGGTTATCACCGCGCTGGATCTGCGGCTGCACCCCACCCCGTCGCATCGGGTGACAGCCGTGTGCGGGTTCGCCGAGCTGGCAGCGCTGGTCGATGCCGGCCGAATGTTCCGCGACGTGGAGGGCATCGCGGCGTTGGAATTGATTGACGGTCGGGCCGCCGCGCTAACCCGTGAACATCTTGGCGTTCGCCCCCCCGTCGAGGCTGACTGGTTGCTATTGGTGGAACTGGCCGCCGACCACGATCAGACCGACCGGCTCGCCGACCTGCTCGGCGGTGCACGGATGTGCGGGGAGCCCGCGGTCGGTGTGGATGCCGCTGCGCAGCAACGGTTGTGGCGCACCCGTGAATCGCTGGCCGAGGTGCTCGGTGTGTACGGCCCGCCGCTGAAGTTCGACGTCTCGCTGCCATTGTCGGCGATCAGCGGCTTCGCCCGAGATGCGGTCGCGTTGGTTCACCGACACGTCCCGGATTCTCCGGAGGCGTTGCCGCTGTTGTTCGGTCACATCGGTGAGGGCAACCTGCACCTGAACGTGCTGCGTTGCCCGCCTGATCGGGAACCGGCGTTGTACGCAAAGATGATGGGCCTCATCGCCGAATGCGGCGGTAACGTCAGTTCAGAACATGGGGTGGGCAGCCGCAAGCGTGCCTACCTGGGAATGTCCCGGCAGGCCAACGACGTCGCCGCGATGCGGAGGGTCAAGGCGGCGTTGGACCCGACCGGGTACCTTAACGCCGCGGTCTTGTTCGACTGA
- the yrbE1B gene encoding membrane protein, producing MSTAAVLRARFPRAVANLRQYGGAAARGLDEAGQLTWFALTSIGQIAHALRYYRKETLRLIAQIGMGTGAMAVVGGTVAIVGFVTLSGSSLVAIQGFASLGNIGVEAFTGFFAALINVRIAGPVVTGVALAATVGAGATAELGAMRISEEIDALEVMGIKSISFLASTRIMAGLVVIIPLYALAMIMSFLSPQITTTVLYGQSNGTYEHYFQTFLRPDDVFWSFLEALIITAIVMVSHCYYGYAAGGGPVGVGEAVGRSMRFSLVSVQVVVLFAALALYGVDPNFNLTV from the coding sequence ATGTCGACCGCTGCTGTGCTGCGCGCCCGCTTCCCGCGGGCGGTCGCCAACCTTCGTCAATATGGAGGTGCGGCGGCCCGTGGATTGGACGAGGCCGGCCAGCTCACCTGGTTCGCTTTGACCAGCATCGGGCAGATCGCGCACGCGCTGCGCTACTACCGCAAGGAGACGCTGCGGCTGATCGCCCAGATCGGCATGGGTACCGGCGCGATGGCCGTCGTCGGCGGCACGGTCGCCATCGTTGGCTTTGTCACGCTGTCCGGCAGCTCGCTGGTCGCAATCCAGGGCTTCGCGTCGCTGGGCAACATCGGTGTCGAGGCGTTCACCGGGTTCTTCGCCGCACTGATCAACGTGCGCATCGCCGGCCCAGTTGTCACGGGTGTCGCCCTGGCGGCCACGGTCGGTGCGGGTGCTACGGCCGAGCTGGGCGCGATGCGGATCAGCGAGGAGATCGATGCCCTGGAAGTGATGGGCATCAAGTCGATCTCGTTTCTGGCCTCCACCCGGATCATGGCCGGGCTGGTGGTGATCATCCCGCTGTACGCGTTGGCGATGATTATGTCGTTCCTGTCCCCGCAGATCACCACCACGGTGCTCTACGGGCAGTCGAACGGCACCTACGAGCATTACTTTCAAACGTTCCTGCGTCCCGACGATGTCTTTTGGTCCTTCTTGGAGGCCCTCATCATCACTGCGATCGTCATGGTCAGCCACTGCTACTACGGGTACGCCGCCGGTGGAGGCCCCGTCGGTGTCGGCGAGGCCGTCGGCCGATCGATGCGTTTCTCGTTGGTCTCGGTGCAGGTCGTTGTCCTGTTTGCAGCGTTGGCGCTCTACGGTGTCGACCCGAACTTCAATCTCACGGTGTAG
- the PE4 gene encoding PE family protein PE4: MSHLVTAPDMLATAAAHVDEIASTLRAANAAAAGPTCNLLAAAGDEVSAATAALFSAYGREYQAVVKQAAAFHSEFTRTLEAAGNAYAHAEAANAARVSHALDTINAPIRTLLGRAPLSPNGSSGAGGLPAIAQLAAESPITALIMGGTNNPLPDPEYVTDINKAFIQTLFPGAVSQGLFTPEQFWPVTPDLGNLTFNQSVTEGVALLNTAVNNQLALDNKVVAFGYSQSATIINNYINSLMAMGSPNPDDISFVMIGSGNNPVGGLLARFPGFYIPFLDVPFNGATPANSPYPTHIYTAQYDGIAHAPQFPLRILSDINAFMGYFYVHNTYPELMATQVDNAVPLPTSPGYTGNTQYYMFLTQDLPLLQPIRDIPYAGPPIADLFQPQLRVLVDLGYADYGPGGNYADIPTPAGLFSIPNPFAVTYYLIKGSLQAPYGAIVEIGVEAGLIGPEWFPDSYPWVPSINPGLNFYFGQPQVTLLSLMSGGLGNILHLIPPPVFT; encoded by the coding sequence ATGTCGCACCTGGTCACAGCCCCTGACATGCTGGCGACGGCAGCTGCCCATGTGGATGAGATCGCTTCCACGCTGCGGGCCGCCAACGCGGCTGCGGCAGGCCCGACATGTAACCTGCTGGCCGCGGCCGGCGATGAGGTTTCGGCGGCAACGGCGGCCCTGTTCAGCGCATACGGGCGGGAGTATCAGGCGGTCGTCAAGCAGGCCGCGGCGTTCCACAGCGAGTTCACCCGGACGTTGGAGGCCGCCGGCAACGCCTACGCACACGCCGAAGCGGCCAATGCGGCCCGGGTATCGCACGCGCTGGACACTATCAACGCACCGATCCGGACGCTGTTGGGCCGTGCGCCGTTGAGCCCCAACGGATCCAGCGGGGCCGGCGGGCTGCCGGCGATCGCGCAGCTGGCTGCGGAGAGTCCGATAACGGCGTTGATTATGGGCGGCACCAATAACCCGCTACCCGACCCCGAGTACGTGACAGACATCAACAAGGCTTTCATCCAGACCCTCTTCCCGGGTGCTGTCTCGCAAGGCCTGTTCACGCCCGAGCAGTTCTGGCCGGTTACCCCCGACCTCGGCAATCTGACGTTCAACCAGTCCGTCACCGAAGGCGTGGCGCTGCTGAATACCGCCGTCAACAACCAACTGGCCCTCGACAACAAGGTCGTTGCGTTCGGCTACTCGCAGAGCGCCACGATCATCAACAACTACATCAATTCGCTGATGGCGATGGGTTCGCCGAATCCGGACGATATCTCCTTCGTCATGATTGGTAGTGGCAACAATCCCGTCGGCGGGCTGCTGGCGCGCTTCCCCGGCTTCTACATCCCGTTCCTGGACGTGCCGTTCAATGGCGCAACCCCGGCGAATAGTCCCTACCCGACACACATTTACACGGCCCAGTACGACGGCATCGCCCACGCGCCGCAATTCCCGCTGCGCATCCTGTCGGACATCAACGCCTTCATGGGCTACTTCTACGTGCACAACACGTACCCGGAACTCATGGCCACCCAGGTGGATAACGCGGTGCCGTTGCCGACCTCCCCGGGCTATACCGGCAACACCCAGTACTACATGTTCCTGACTCAGGATCTGCCACTGCTCCAGCCGATCCGTGACATCCCCTACGCCGGTCCCCCGATCGCCGACCTGTTCCAGCCGCAGCTGCGGGTGCTCGTCGACTTGGGCTACGCCGACTACGGGCCGGGCGGCAATTACGCGGATATCCCCACTCCGGCCGGGCTGTTCTCGATCCCCAACCCGTTCGCTGTCACGTATTACCTGATCAAAGGGAGCCTGCAGGCGCCCTATGGCGCCATCGTGGAGATTGGGGTGGAAGCCGGATTGATTGGGCCGGAGTGGTTCCCGGACAGCTATCCGTGGGTCCCGTCGATAAACCCGGGCCTGAATTTCTACTTCGGCCAGCCACAGGTGACACTGCTATCCCTGATGAGTGGCGGTCTCGGCAACATCCTGCACCTGATCCCGCCACCGGTCTTCACCTGA
- the TB18.5 gene encoding hypothetical protein (A core mycobacterial gene; conserved in mycobacterial strains (See Marmiesse et al., 2004 PMID:14766927).) produces the protein MTAISCSPRPRYASRMPVLSKTVEVTADAASIMAIVADIERYPEWNEGVKGAWVLARYDDGRPSQVRLDTAVQGIEGTYIHAVYYPGENQIQTVMQQGELFAKQEQLFSVVATGAASLLTVDMDVQVTMPVPEPMVKMLLNNVLEHLAENLKQRAEQLAAS, from the coding sequence ATGACGGCAATCTCGTGCTCACCGCGACCCAGGTATGCTTCCCGAATGCCAGTTTTGAGCAAGACCGTCGAGGTCACCGCCGACGCCGCATCGATCATGGCCATCGTTGCCGATATCGAGCGCTACCCAGAGTGGAATGAAGGGGTCAAGGGCGCATGGGTGCTCGCTCGCTACGATGACGGGCGTCCCAGCCAGGTGCGGCTCGACACCGCTGTTCAAGGCATCGAGGGCACCTATATCCACGCCGTGTACTACCCAGGCGAAAACCAGATTCAAACCGTCATGCAGCAGGGTGAACTGTTTGCCAAGCAGGAGCAGCTGTTCAGTGTGGTGGCAACCGGCGCCGCGAGCTTGCTCACGGTGGACATGGACGTCCAGGTCACCATGCCGGTGCCCGAGCCGATGGTGAAGATGCTGCTCAACAACGTCCTGGAGCATCTCGCCGAAAATCTCAAGCAGCGCGCCGAGCAGCTGGCGGCCAGCTAA
- the adhE1 gene encoding zinc-type alcohol dehydrogenase subunit E (Belongs to the zinc-containing alcohol dehydrogenase family,class-I subfamily. Cofactor: zinc.) encodes MPAVQPWLYSNMPAIRGAVLDQIGVPRPYWRSKPISVVELHLDPPDRGEVLVRIEAAGVCHSDLSVVDGTRVRPVPILLGHEAAGIVEQVGDGVDGVAVGQRVVLVFLPRCGQCAACATDGRTPCEPGSAANKAGTLLGGGIRLSRGGRPVYHHLGVSGFATHVVVNRASVVPVPHEVPPTVAALLGCAVLTGGGAVLNVGDPQPGQSVAVVGLGGVGMAAVLTALTYTDVRVVAVDQLPEKLSAAKALGAHEIYTPQQATAGGVKAAVVVEAVGHPAALHTAIGLTAPGGRTITVGLPPPDVRISLSPLDFVTEGRSLIGSYLGSAVPSHDIPRFVSLWQSGRLPVESLVTSTIRLDDINEAMDHLADGIAVRQLISFTGDL; translated from the coding sequence GTGCCGGCAGTGCAGCCATGGTTGTATTCCAACATGCCTGCCATCCGGGGCGCGGTGCTAGACCAGATCGGTGTGCCGCGGCCCTATTGGCGGTCGAAACCAATCAGCGTCGTCGAGCTGCACCTGGACCCGCCCGACCGCGGTGAGGTCCTTGTCCGAATCGAGGCTGCGGGCGTGTGCCACTCCGACCTGTCGGTGGTCGACGGCACCCGGGTACGGCCGGTGCCGATCTTGCTCGGTCATGAAGCCGCTGGAATCGTCGAGCAGGTCGGCGACGGCGTCGACGGGGTCGCGGTCGGTCAGCGAGTCGTGCTGGTGTTCCTTCCGCGTTGCGGCCAGTGCGCGGCGTGCGCGACCGACGGTCGGACGCCGTGCGAACCGGGCAGCGCGGCCAACAAGGCCGGCACACTGCTCGGTGGCGGTATCCGGCTCAGCCGGGGCGGCCGCCCGGTGTACCACCACCTCGGCGTCTCGGGTTTCGCGACCCATGTCGTCGTCAACCGGGCCAGCGTGGTTCCGGTGCCGCACGAGGTGCCGCCCACCGTCGCTGCCCTACTCGGGTGCGCGGTGCTCACCGGTGGGGGTGCGGTACTCAACGTCGGTGATCCGCAGCCCGGCCAGTCGGTCGCCGTCGTCGGCCTCGGGGGCGTCGGTATGGCAGCGGTGCTCACCGCTTTGACGTATACAGACGTTCGTGTGGTCGCCGTCGATCAGCTACCCGAAAAGCTGTCGGCCGCAAAGGCCTTGGGCGCCCATGAGATCTACACACCGCAGCAGGCCACGGCCGGCGGGGTCAAAGCCGCCGTGGTTGTCGAAGCCGTCGGTCATCCTGCCGCGCTGCACACCGCGATCGGGCTTACCGCGCCCGGAGGGCGCACCATCACCGTCGGGTTGCCGCCACCGGATGTCCGGATCAGCTTGTCGCCGTTGGATTTTGTCACCGAAGGCCGGTCACTGATCGGCAGCTATCTGGGTTCGGCGGTGCCCAGCCACGACATTCCCCGCTTCGTGTCGTTGTGGCAATCGGGCCGTCTGCCGGTGGAGTCGCTGGTGACGTCAACGATTCGGTTGGACGATATCAACGAGGCGATGGACCACCTCGCCGATGGCATCGCGGTGCGTCAGCTCATCAGTTTCACCGGTGATCTCTAA
- the mce1A gene encoding Mce family protein Mce1A (A core mycobacterial gene; conserved in mycobacterial strains (See Marmiesse et al., 2004 PMID:14766927).) yields the protein MTTPGKLNKARVPPYKTAGLGLVLVFALVVALVYLQFRGEFTPKTQLTMLSARAGLVMDPGSKVTYNGVEIGRVDTISEVTRDGESAAKFILDVDPRYIHLIPANVNADIKATTVFGGKYVSLTTPKNPTKRRITPKDVIDVRSVTTEINTLFQTLTSIAEKVDPVKLNLTLSAAAEALTGLGDKFGESIVNANTVLDDLNSRMPQSRHDIQQLAALGDVYADAAPDLFDFLDSSVTTARTINAQQAELDSALLAAAGFGNTTADVFDRGGPYLQRGVADLVPTATLLDTYSPELFCTIRNFYDADPLAKAASGGGNGYSLRTNSEILSGIGISLLSPLALATNGAAIGIGLVAGLIAPPLAVAANLAGALPGIVGGAPNPYTYPENLPRVNARGGPGGAPGCWQPITRDLWPAPYLVMDTGASLAPYNHMEVGSPYAVEYVWGRQVGDNTINP from the coding sequence ATGACGACGCCGGGGAAGCTGAACAAGGCGCGAGTGCCGCCCTACAAGACGGCGGGTTTGGGTCTAGTGCTGGTCTTCGCGCTCGTAGTTGCCTTGGTATACCTGCAGTTTCGCGGGGAGTTCACGCCCAAGACGCAGTTGACGATGCTGTCCGCTCGTGCGGGTTTGGTGATGGATCCCGGGTCGAAGGTCACCTATAACGGGGTGGAGATCGGGCGGGTAGACACCATCTCGGAGGTCACACGTGACGGCGAGTCGGCGGCCAAGTTCATCTTGGATGTGGATCCGCGTTACATCCACCTGATTCCGGCAAATGTGAACGCCGACATCAAGGCGACCACGGTGTTCGGCGGTAAGTATGTGTCGTTGACCACGCCGAAAAACCCGACAAAGAGGCGGATAACGCCAAAAGACGTCATCGACGTACGGTCGGTGACCACCGAGATCAACACGTTGTTCCAGACGCTCACCTCGATCGCCGAGAAGGTGGATCCGGTCAAGCTGAACCTGACCCTGAGCGCGGCCGCGGAGGCGTTGACCGGGCTGGGCGATAAGTTCGGCGAGTCGATCGTCAACGCCAACACCGTTCTGGATGACCTCAATTCGCGGATGCCGCAGTCGCGCCACGACATTCAGCAATTGGCGGCTCTGGGCGACGTCTACGCCGACGCGGCGCCGGACCTGTTCGACTTTCTCGACAGTTCGGTGACCACCGCCCGCACCATCAATGCCCAGCAAGCGGAACTGGATTCGGCGCTGTTGGCGGCGGCCGGGTTCGGCAACACCACAGCCGATGTCTTCGACCGCGGCGGGCCGTATCTGCAGCGGGGGGTCGCCGACCTGGTCCCCACCGCCACCCTGCTCGACACTTATAGCCCGGAACTGTTCTGCACGATCCGCAACTTCTACGATGCCGATCCGCTCGCTAAAGCGGCGTCCGGTGGCGGTAACGGCTACTCGCTGAGGACGAACTCAGAGATCCTATCCGGGATAGGTATCTCCTTGTTGTCTCCCCTGGCGTTAGCCACCAATGGGGCGGCAATCGGAATCGGACTGGTAGCCGGATTGATAGCGCCGCCCCTCGCGGTGGCCGCAAATCTAGCGGGAGCCCTACCCGGAATCGTTGGCGGCGCGCCCAATCCCTATACCTATCCGGAGAATCTGCCGCGGGTGAACGCTCGCGGTGGCCCGGGGGGCGCCCCCGGTTGCTGGCAGCCGATCACCCGGGATCTGTGGCCAGCGCCGTATCTGGTGATGGACACCGGTGCCAGCCTCGCCCCGTACAACCACATGGAGGTTGGCTCGCCTTATGCAGTCGAGTACGTCTGGGGCCGTCAGGTAGGGGATAACACGATCAACCCATGA
- the yrbE1A gene encoding membrane protein: protein MTTSTTLGGYVRDQLQTPLTLVGGFFRMCVLTGKALFRWPFQWREFILQCWFIMRVGFLPTIMVSIPLTVLLIFTLNILLAQFGAADISGSGAAIGAVTQLGPLTTVLVVAGAGSTAICADLGARTIREEIDAMEVLGIDPIHRLVVPRVLASMLVATLLNGLVITVGLVGGFLFGVYLQNVSGGAYLATLTLITGLPEVVIATIKAATFGLIAGLVGCYRGLTVRGGSKGLGTAVNETVVLCVIALFAVNVILTTIGVRFGTGR, encoded by the coding sequence GTGACGACGTCGACAACGCTTGGCGGTTACGTCCGCGACCAACTGCAAACCCCGCTGACCCTCGTCGGTGGATTCTTTCGCATGTGTGTGCTGACTGGAAAGGCGCTGTTTCGCTGGCCGTTCCAGTGGCGCGAGTTCATTCTGCAGTGCTGGTTCATCATGCGGGTCGGATTTTTACCGACGATCATGGTCTCGATACCGCTGACGGTGCTGTTGATCTTCACGCTCAATATTCTGCTGGCCCAGTTCGGCGCGGCAGACATCTCCGGTTCCGGCGCGGCGATCGGCGCGGTCACCCAGCTTGGCCCGCTGACAACGGTGCTGGTGGTCGCCGGCGCCGGATCCACGGCCATCTGCGCCGACCTGGGTGCCCGCACCATCCGCGAGGAAATCGACGCGATGGAGGTGCTGGGCATCGATCCCATCCACCGTCTGGTGGTGCCGCGGGTGCTCGCCTCGATGCTGGTCGCCACGCTGCTCAACGGCTTGGTGATCACCGTCGGCCTGGTCGGTGGCTTTCTCTTCGGTGTCTATCTGCAGAACGTTTCGGGCGGCGCCTACCTTGCCACGCTGACCTTGATCACCGGCCTGCCCGAGGTGGTCATCGCAACCATCAAAGCCGCAACGTTCGGCCTGATCGCGGGCCTTGTCGGCTGCTATCGGGGGCTGACCGTCCGTGGCGGTTCCAAGGGTCTTGGCACCGCCGTCAACGAGACCGTGGTGCTGTGTGTGATTGCCCTGTTCGCCGTCAACGTGATCTTGACGACCATCGGTGTGCGATTCGGGACGGGGCGCTGA
- the mce1R gene encoding transcriptional regulator Mce1R (belongs to the GntR family of transcriptional regulators.): MNAPLSAKPRSQLPLRRAQLSDEVAGHLRAAIMSGALRSGTFIRLDETAAELGVSVTPVREALLKLRGEGMVGLEPHRGHVVLPLTRQDIDDIFWLQATIAQELATSATAHITDVEIDELDRINNALAGAIGSGDAKTIASIEFAFHRVFNKASRRIKLAWFLLNAARYMGAGVRGRPAMGRGRGEQSSAADRRAAPPRHSRRNRAHRLAVHRWGTQADGGPG, translated from the coding sequence GTGAACGCACCTCTATCGGCGAAGCCGCGGAGCCAGCTTCCCCTGCGCCGGGCACAGTTGTCCGACGAGGTCGCGGGCCACCTGCGGGCCGCCATCATGTCGGGCGCCCTGCGCTCTGGAACGTTCATCCGTCTCGACGAGACGGCAGCCGAGCTCGGAGTCAGCGTCACGCCGGTGCGGGAGGCGCTGCTGAAACTGCGCGGTGAGGGGATGGTCGGGCTGGAGCCACATCGCGGCCACGTGGTGCTGCCGTTGACCCGCCAAGACATCGACGACATTTTCTGGCTGCAGGCCACCATTGCCCAAGAACTTGCCACATCGGCCACCGCTCACATCACCGACGTTGAGATCGACGAGCTGGACCGCATCAACAATGCGCTGGCCGGTGCTATCGGGTCCGGTGATGCCAAAACCATCGCGTCGATCGAGTTCGCGTTCCACCGCGTCTTCAACAAAGCGAGCCGCCGGATCAAGTTGGCCTGGTTCCTGCTTAATGCCGCGCGCTATATGGGCGCAGGTGTTCGCGGCCGACCCGCGATGGGGCGCGGACGCGGTGAACAGTCATCGGCAGCTGATCGCCGCGCTGCGCCGCCGCGACACAGCCGCCGTAATCGAGCACACCGTCTGGCAGTTCACCGATGGGGCACGCAGGCTGACGGAGGCCCTGGCTGA